TTTACTTTCAATAAATCAGTAGCCTTTTATTAACAGGAGGCGAGAACAGATGAAAAGTGAGACACTTTTACACCATTGCGATAAATGTATTTACCGTTCCAATTCAGTGTGTCCGTATAAGGATATGGAAAAGAACATGCTGAAAACTGAAGATGCGGCAAGATTGTTAGGAAAGGCTCCGCAGACCATTTATAACTGGAGCAGTAAGGATAAGATTCCGCATACTAAGTCAGGGGGCAACTTGCTTTTCAGGGAATGCCAGCTCATGTGCATGATTGCGATGGGGTCAAAATGATAATGTTAAAAAAACACTGCTTACATTGTGCTAACATGGGATATGTTGAAGAAATCTTGCGTGATGCACAAACGAAAAAAGCCCTTCGTAATGAAGGGCTTTTAAAACTCCCCGAGCTGGACTTGAACCAGCAACCTATTGATTAACAGTCAACCGCTCTGCCGATTGAGCTATCGGGGATTATCTGTAACAGGGAGCGAATATATCAACCTTCCCCCCCTTTGTCAACTATTTATCACCGATTTTTATGAAATTATTTTTCCAGCGAAAACTCCATAGCGTCAAACCAGAATCCATCCTCATGCATAAAGTCCAGTTCAGCCTTAAGAATGTCATAATGTTTCTGTTCTACACCTGCAAGTTTTTCAAAAAGTTCTTTTACAACAGCATCATCAGCTTTGCCAGCCTCTTCGAGGTAAAATGTTCTGGCTTTGACTTCCTGTTCCATGGCTATCTTAAGAGCCTGTTCATCACTGACACTTGCTTTGTCAATTTTCTGGCGGGAAGCATCCTGAAGGTCAGGCATAATTTTTGAGAGTCTTCCTGCGGGCACTTCCACAGTGGTAAAAGTTTCGCCTTTCAGTGTTTTCTCCATAAAGTTCTGTATGAGCTCCATGTGGTCAACCTCATCCAGCGCAAGCTGAATAAACATATCTTTACCGCCTGCAACATTTGTTTCTTTAGCAAAATGGAGATATGAGCGCATCCCCTCTTTTTCAGCTTCATAAGCTGTTTTTAAAGCACCAATCAATGCAAAGTTCATAAAATCCTCCTTATATGTAATAGTGTCACTAATTGTTGAAACTGTCCATTTCTTATAGTTGCTCCTTATATTATAAGCCAAGCTCACTAATTTATCATATCTTTATCAGATAATAACACTAAATGGACTTCCCTTTCTATAAATTTCTATGGACATACCACCATCATTGTTCTATTAATAAGGTACTTTTGCCTTTATAAATGGAGGTGCACCTGTGAATGCATTAGCAAAAGAGCTTAATGAGATTATTGCAAAAGCCAACCCTGCTGTTCTGGATATGCTCTCAGAACTTGGCAAGAACCTTTTTATGCCAAAAGGTATAATAACACAATCTGCGGAAGCTAAAGAAAAAGCTCATAAATATAATGTCACGATAGGTATCGCTACTGATAAGTCAGGCCCGATGTTCCTAGACAGCGTATATCAGTGCTTCACCGACATGAAACCTGCGGATATTTTCCCTTATGCACCGTCATCAGGTAAACCTGAGCTCCGCAAAAAATGGCTGGAAAAGATCAAACACGACACACCGTCACTCTCAGCCGGAACCTCACTCCCTATAGTTACAAACGCACTCACACACGGGCTTAAAGTTGTGAGCGATGTTTTTATGGACAAAGGGGATACACTTGTACTCCCTTCTATGTTCTGGGGCAATTACAGACTCACTTTCGCCACTATGGGCGGAGCTGAGATCGCAACATATAACACTTTTAACGAAAAAGGCGGATTCGATGTTGAAGCCCTCCTTGAAAAATGCCGTGAATCTGCACAGATCAACGGTAAAATAGTAGTCATTCTTAACTTTCCCAACAACCCTTCCGGATACGCCCCTACGACAGTGGAAGCAAAAGCAATCGCTGACGGGCTTATTGAAATTGCAAACAGCGGAACAAAAGTTGTGGCAGTAACAGACGATGCATACTTTGGTCTTTTTTACGAAGATGATGTCTATACAGAATCACTTTTCGGTCTGCTCGCAGGCAAAAGCGACAATCTCCTCGCTGTTAAGCTTGACGGTTCCACAAAAGAACATTTCGTGTGGGGGCTCCGTGTCGGATTCATCACACTGGGATATACAAACAGCTCAGACCAGTCTGCTATGATGACAGCTCTGGAAAAGAAGATAACAGGACTCATCAGAGGCACAATCTCTAACTGTCCTCACTCCTCGCAGTCCATAATGCTCCGAGCTCTTAACAACACAGAGTTTGACGCAGAGCGTGCTGGTAAAGTAGCTATAATGAAAGGACGTGCTGTCAGCTTTAAAAGAGTTCTGGCTGAAAACGACTTCACCGATCAGTTCACTGCATACCCTTTTAACTCAGGCTACTTCATGTGCCTTAAGCTTAAAAAGGTTGATGCTGAGGAACTCCGTGTTTATCTTCTCGACCAATATGGTGTGGGAACTATCTCTGTAAACAAAACAGACCTCAGACTCGCCTTCTCATGTCTGGACGAAGCGGACTCTGAAGACCTGTTTAAAATTATCTACAAAGCTTGTGGCGAACTAAGCAGTAAATAAATATTTGAAAAACTCTGAGAAGGGCGTACTTTAAAGGTGCGCCCTTTTTTTATAACCGCGCACTCAAAAAAACTAAGGAGACAATGTTGAAAGTCAACAGACCGCTGACCTCATACGCAAAAGCCGCAGGCTGAGCAGCAAAGATGGGTCCGGCGGACTTAGCAGACACACTTAACGGGCTAAAACTGTTTCGTCCTGACCAGCTCCTTGTGGGGTTTGAGACAGGAGACGATGCGGGTGTGTTCGACATGGGCAATGGACTCTACCTTGTTCAGACAGTCGACTTCATCACCCCTGTCGTGGACGATGCATATGACTTTGGCCGTATCTCTGCGCTCAATTCCATGAGTGATGTTTACGCTATGGGGGGAACCCCTGTCACAGCGCTTAGTGTGTTGCTTTACAACTGCTCCATTGGCGGTGAAATTATCAAAACCATGCTTCAGGGGGCTGCCGATGAATTTGCAAAAGCAGGATGTGCACTCGCCGGAGGGCATACCGTTTACGACCCGGAGATAAAATTAGGTTTTTCCATCACCGGAAAGATAACAAACGGGAAAATATATAAAAATGTAGGACTTAGAGAAGGGGATATCCTTATATATACAAAGCCATTAGGTATAGGATTAATCTCAACCGCACTGAAGGCGCAGATGGCGTCACCGGAGGACATCAAAGCTGTCACCGACACGATGCTTATGAGTAACGCAGCAGCTTCTGAGATAATGAAAAAATATGATGTTTCAGCCTGTACAGACGTGACGGGCTTCAGCCTTGCCGGACACTCTTACGAAATGGCGTCAGGCTCCGGCGTAACAATAGAGATCGACTCCAGAGCAACATACACTATTGAAGGTGCATTCAGGTATGCCAAGGATTTCATTATTCCCGCCGGTGCATATTCAAACATGGAATTTCTGAAAGGAAGATGTGAATTCGAAACAAAACCGGATAATGCCCATATGGTCTTCTTTGACCCGCAGACATCGGGCGGACTCCTTATAGGTGTATCTGAGACCGACAGCAATAAACTTCTGGGAGAACTGCTCGAAAACGGCATCCCGGCTCAACAGATAGCATATGCCACAGCTAAAAAAGAGAACAGCGTCATAATCAGATAAATAAAATCCACCAGTTACTGCATTTGTAACAATAACAAACCTGACAGTTTAGAATAATCCTTCCAGCGGACCGCCTTTTGCAGCCATATCCATAACCTTTCTCTCGACAGCAGCATCCAGCTCCAGCGCAGGGGCGTGGAAAGGCTTCATCCGTGCATCTATAACAAGCGCACCTTCACACCCGAAATGCTTGCAGTCCACATAGGAACCGATACCGTAGATATCTGTTGCGGGGTTGGAGCGAGTGAATGTAACCCATAGGAAGTTGTCAATACTGGCTGAGGCAAATTCCCCATCATCAACGATTACAATAAGCGGGAACTCATTAATAGGACGGTCAAGCTCAATACTTTCGCAAAAGTTCTGAATTACCTTATCAGCTTTCCCCCGTTCGCTATAGCATTTAGGTCCTTCGATAACTAAAACACCATCCATCACAGCAGCGGGTTTAGAAAACCCTGTAGGCAGAATAACATTCTCCGGCACATCGCAGTGCAGCTTGCGGACTTTATCTCCGGCGGCAGCTATCACAACTTTTGATCCTTTATTCAGCCCATGCCCTGTGTAATCAAGCGTGTCGATAGTAACAGATGTCTGAAAGTGCAGATCACGCCTCCAGTCAACACGCTCCAGCATGTGTCTCAGGAACTTTTCGGGGCGGTGTATATCAAGGGACTGGTCGTCATAATGATTCGCAATAAACAGATATTTAGCAAGAGACAACTGCCCCTGCCCGAGCACAGCGTTAGCCTGAGTGAGAATTTCCTTCGGTTCCGTCAGTTTCTCATAAGGAGTATATCTTTCGCTGCCTATAGCAAGCAGAAGCGGATGCACCCCCGCAGCATCAACAGCATGCACAGCTTTTATCCCCGGAAGAACAGCAGGGATAAGATCTCCTGTCAGCT
This window of the Denitrovibrio acetiphilus DSM 12809 genome carries:
- a CDS encoding helix-turn-helix domain-containing protein, translating into MKSETLLHHCDKCIYRSNSVCPYKDMEKNMLKTEDAARLLGKAPQTIYNWSSKDKIPHTKSGGNLLFRECQLMCMIAMGSK
- a CDS encoding ferritin family protein, translated to MNFALIGALKTAYEAEKEGMRSYLHFAKETNVAGGKDMFIQLALDEVDHMELIQNFMEKTLKGETFTTVEVPAGRLSKIMPDLQDASRQKIDKASVSDEQALKIAMEQEVKARTFYLEEAGKADDAVVKELFEKLAGVEQKHYDILKAELDFMHEDGFWFDAMEFSLEK
- a CDS encoding aminotransferase class I/II-fold pyridoxal phosphate-dependent enzyme — its product is MNALAKELNEIIAKANPAVLDMLSELGKNLFMPKGIITQSAEAKEKAHKYNVTIGIATDKSGPMFLDSVYQCFTDMKPADIFPYAPSSGKPELRKKWLEKIKHDTPSLSAGTSLPIVTNALTHGLKVVSDVFMDKGDTLVLPSMFWGNYRLTFATMGGAEIATYNTFNEKGGFDVEALLEKCRESAQINGKIVVILNFPNNPSGYAPTTVEAKAIADGLIEIANSGTKVVAVTDDAYFGLFYEDDVYTESLFGLLAGKSDNLLAVKLDGSTKEHFVWGLRVGFITLGYTNSSDQSAMMTALEKKITGLIRGTISNCPHSSQSIMLRALNNTEFDAERAGKVAIMKGRAVSFKRVLAENDFTDQFTAYPFNSGYFMCLKLKKVDAEELRVYLLDQYGVGTISVNKTDLRLAFSCLDEADSEDLFKIIYKACGELSSK
- the selD gene encoding selenide, water dikinase SelD, with product MLKVNRPLTSYAKAAGUAAKMGPADLADTLNGLKLFRPDQLLVGFETGDDAGVFDMGNGLYLVQTVDFITPVVDDAYDFGRISALNSMSDVYAMGGTPVTALSVLLYNCSIGGEIIKTMLQGAADEFAKAGCALAGGHTVYDPEIKLGFSITGKITNGKIYKNVGLREGDILIYTKPLGIGLISTALKAQMASPEDIKAVTDTMLMSNAAASEIMKKYDVSACTDVTGFSLAGHSYEMASGSGVTIEIDSRATYTIEGAFRYAKDFIIPAGAYSNMEFLKGRCEFETKPDNAHMVFFDPQTSGGLLIGVSETDSNKLLGELLENGIPAQQIAYATAKKENSVIIR